The following are encoded in a window of Staphylococcus piscifermentans genomic DNA:
- a CDS encoding DUF4887 domain-containing protein: protein MSNKNRNDFGKPPKNKMSGLAKIVSAIIVVILLFTLAFATFAFVDHSKKGSERLSQEQKKEKQEKQDKKEKKEREEKKKKEEQKRKEKEKEQQEQADQQAAEQQRQNNINAQREQAARQEEQNRKAQKQQSANNKAQQDKQQEQARKDQEAAKKQAAEQQKKNDEIAKERQQKAKEQADKAMEQQKAKEQQNQQQQEQQKAQQEQANKQRQQDQQKSNQQQQNQQQSKPQQNTQNQQSNNKPRPGQGQQSTVDNTSRNAQPSNNSSATQNKQTPSNQGNNSAAQSNKSNQSNQSNNSNNTSSQR from the coding sequence ATGTCTAATAAAAATCGAAATGATTTTGGCAAGCCACCTAAAAATAAAATGAGCGGCCTCGCGAAAATTGTGAGTGCTATTATTGTTGTTATTTTATTATTCACGCTTGCATTTGCCACTTTCGCGTTTGTGGATCACTCTAAGAAAGGCAGCGAGAGATTAAGTCAGGAACAGAAAAAAGAAAAACAAGAAAAGCAAGATAAAAAAGAGAAAAAAGAACGTGAAGAGAAAAAGAAAAAAGAAGAGCAGAAACGAAAAGAAAAGGAAAAAGAACAACAAGAACAAGCCGACCAACAAGCTGCAGAACAACAAAGACAAAATAATATAAATGCACAAAGAGAACAAGCAGCACGACAAGAGGAACAAAATAGAAAAGCTCAAAAACAACAGTCAGCAAACAACAAAGCACAACAAGACAAGCAACAGGAACAAGCACGTAAAGATCAAGAAGCAGCTAAAAAGCAAGCTGCAGAACAACAAAAGAAAAATGATGAAATAGCAAAAGAACGCCAACAAAAGGCGAAAGAACAAGCTGACAAAGCTATGGAACAACAAAAAGCTAAAGAACAGCAAAATCAACAACAGCAGGAACAGCAGAAAGCACAACAAGAACAAGCAAATAAACAACGCCAGCAAGATCAGCAAAAATCTAATCAACAGCAACAAAATCAACAGCAGAGTAAACCACAACAGAATACTCAGAATCAACAGTCAAACAATAAGCCCAGGCCAGGGCAAGGACAGCAATCAACAGTAGATAATACATCGAGAAACGCACAACCATCAAATAATTCTAGTGCAACACAAAATAAACAGACACCTTCAAATCAAGGTAATAATAGTGCTGCTCAGTCGAATAAATCTAATCAAAGTAATCAATCTAATAATAGTAACAATACATCATCACAACGATAA
- a CDS encoding TIGR01777 family oxidoreductase, giving the protein MKEYLITGGTGLVGSHLVDAIYNTDSHITILTRQDRHSLDNKITYVNWNKDGWENKVPDHIDIVINLAGASLNNRWTEDYKRTLMLSRIRSTQALYELFEHKNTHPSVLFNASAVGYYRPDFHRTYTELSKCDPHDFLSDITYQWERFARKFEKLGTRVVIGRFGMILSDEGGALPTMELPYRFYFGGKLGTGFQWYSWIHITDLTRAILFLIHDSNAEGVFNLTAPVSERQNLFGYTLAREMHKPHETWAPSLVLRLVLGQRATIILDTQKAIPNRLQARGFDFAYPNLKAALDNLVHE; this is encoded by the coding sequence ATGAAAGAGTATTTAATCACAGGTGGTACAGGTTTAGTAGGTAGTCATTTGGTCGATGCTATCTATAATACCGATTCACATATTACTATTCTCACTCGACAAGATCGTCATAGCTTAGACAATAAGATTACTTATGTTAATTGGAATAAAGATGGATGGGAAAACAAAGTACCTGATCATATCGATATTGTAATCAATCTCGCTGGTGCTTCATTAAATAATCGTTGGACTGAAGATTATAAACGTACTTTAATGTTGAGCCGCATTCGTTCGACTCAAGCGCTTTATGAATTATTCGAGCATAAGAATACGCATCCATCTGTCTTATTTAACGCAAGTGCTGTGGGTTATTATCGACCTGATTTCCATAGAACTTATACAGAACTTTCTAAATGCGATCCTCATGATTTTCTTTCAGATATTACTTATCAATGGGAGCGATTTGCACGTAAATTTGAAAAATTAGGTACAAGAGTCGTAATCGGACGTTTCGGCATGATTCTTTCAGATGAAGGCGGCGCCCTCCCTACTATGGAACTTCCATACAGATTTTACTTTGGCGGCAAATTAGGCACAGGCTTCCAATGGTATTCTTGGATTCACATCACTGATTTAACACGTGCTATTTTATTCTTAATTCATGATTCAAATGCTGAGGGTGTATTCAACCTCACTGCTCCTGTCTCTGAAAGACAAAATCTTTTCGGATATACACTGGCTAGAGAAATGCACAAACCTCATGAAACATGGGCGCCTAGTTTAGTCTTGAGATTAGTGTTAGGGCAACGTGCTACAATCATCTTAGATACACAAAAAGCAATTCCGAATCGCTTGCAAGCTCGAGGATTCGATTTTGCTTATCCAAATTTAAAAGCTGCACTAGATAATTTAGTGCACGAATAA
- the clpP gene encoding ATP-dependent Clp endopeptidase proteolytic subunit ClpP has translation MNLIPTVIETTNRGERAYDIYSRLLKDRIIMLGSAIDDNVANSIVSQLLFLQAQDAEKDIYLYINSPGGSVTAGFAIYDTIQHIKPDVQTICIGMAASMGSFLLAAGAKGKRFALPNAEVMIHQPLGGAQGQATEIEIAATHILKTRAKLNKILAERTGQSIEQIEKDTDRDNFLTADEAKEYGLIDEVMQPEK, from the coding sequence ATGAATTTAATTCCTACAGTAATTGAAACAACTAATCGCGGAGAACGCGCTTATGACATCTATTCAAGATTATTAAAAGACCGTATTATCATGTTAGGTTCAGCGATTGATGATAACGTAGCAAACTCAATCGTATCACAATTGTTATTCTTGCAAGCTCAAGATGCTGAGAAAGACATTTATTTATATATCAACTCACCAGGCGGCAGCGTAACAGCTGGATTTGCAATTTATGACACAATCCAACATATTAAACCAGATGTACAAACAATCTGCATCGGTATGGCCGCTTCAATGGGTTCATTCTTATTAGCAGCTGGCGCAAAAGGCAAACGTTTCGCGTTACCAAATGCTGAAGTTATGATTCACCAACCATTAGGCGGTGCGCAAGGTCAAGCAACTGAAATTGAAATCGCTGCTACTCATATCTTAAAAACACGTGCTAAATTGAATAAAATTTTAGCTGAACGTACTGGTCAATCAATTGAACAAATTGAAAAAGATACAGATCGTGATAACTTCTTAACAGCAGATGAAGCTAAAGAATACGGTCTAATTGATGAAGTAATGCAACCAGAAAAATAA
- the brnQ gene encoding branched-chain amino acid transport system II carrier protein, whose amino-acid sequence MKKVILVSGLMLFSLFFGAGNLIFPPMLGYTAQGNMWAGMTGFAITGILMPYITVIVIAYYDGGVEFIGNRVHPKFGFIFAVCIYLSIGALYGIPRAANVAYEIGAKSIIPVHNTWTLVGFSLVFFIIVGLIALYPNRMVDNLGKVLTPALLLVIGALCVAAIIHPEGKVGEPQGKYAQAPLVSGILEGYYTMDLVAALAFSVVIVQSFKLAGISDSKKIVKNVILAGLISAVLLTVIYFSLAYLGITTSKPGFKNGASILTYNSVRLFGAFGNILFGVIVILACLTTCIGLVNASSAFGMKKFPKISYKTYVIAFSLVGFLISTLGLNMILQIAVPLLTFIYPISIVLVLISLIAIVIPTHLKIAYILPTISTLIISVLEIFNTFKLIQPLNGLYQALPLSEQGLAWLYPFLVLTFIGIIIDFVRNRNNRSSHCTEAQKV is encoded by the coding sequence ATGAAAAAAGTAATATTAGTATCCGGTTTAATGCTTTTCTCCTTATTTTTCGGAGCTGGCAACTTGATATTTCCACCAATGTTAGGTTATACCGCACAGGGTAATATGTGGGCTGGTATGACTGGATTTGCAATTACCGGTATTTTAATGCCATACATAACAGTTATCGTAATCGCCTATTATGACGGTGGTGTAGAATTTATAGGTAATCGTGTTCATCCAAAGTTTGGATTTATTTTTGCAGTATGTATTTATTTATCTATTGGAGCGCTTTACGGCATTCCGCGTGCTGCAAATGTCGCATATGAAATCGGCGCTAAATCTATTATCCCTGTCCATAACACTTGGACATTAGTTGGGTTTTCACTTGTATTCTTTATAATAGTAGGGTTAATTGCTTTATATCCTAATAGAATGGTAGACAATTTAGGAAAAGTTCTGACACCTGCGTTATTACTAGTAATCGGAGCGCTTTGTGTGGCTGCTATTATTCACCCAGAAGGCAAAGTCGGCGAACCACAAGGTAAATACGCTCAAGCGCCATTAGTTTCAGGTATCTTAGAAGGTTATTACACAATGGATTTAGTGGCTGCACTCGCCTTCTCAGTTGTTATTGTACAAAGTTTCAAACTAGCGGGCATTTCAGATAGTAAGAAGATTGTTAAAAATGTGATTTTAGCAGGTTTGATTTCAGCTGTTTTGTTAACAGTCATTTACTTTTCACTTGCCTATCTCGGTATTACTACAAGCAAGCCAGGATTTAAAAATGGAGCGAGTATCCTAACTTATAACTCAGTCAGATTATTTGGAGCTTTCGGTAATATATTATTTGGGGTTATCGTTATTCTAGCATGTTTAACGACATGTATCGGCCTCGTCAACGCAAGCTCAGCATTTGGAATGAAGAAATTTCCTAAAATTTCATATAAAACCTATGTTATTGCTTTTTCATTAGTTGGATTCTTAATTTCAACTTTAGGATTAAATATGATCTTGCAAATTGCAGTACCATTGTTGACATTTATTTATCCGATTTCTATTGTGTTAGTACTCATTTCGTTAATTGCTATTGTGATACCTACACATTTAAAAATCGCATATATTCTACCGACTATTTCAACATTGATTATCTCGGTACTTGAGATTTTTAATACTTTTAAATTAATTCAGCCTTTAAACGGTTTATACCAAGCATTGCCTTTGTCTGAACAAGGATTGGCATGGTTATATCCCTTCTTAGTATTAACATTTATCGGTATTATTATCGACTTCGTTAGAAATCGAAATAATAGGTCCTCACATTGTACTGAAGCACAGAAAGTTTAA
- a CDS encoding MFS transporter → MEQKFNYNLITTVFFITGIAVMCSLYSAIPLMPVIGKELHLSESATTLIGVVFSISYSVSCMFYGIISDKFGKKKVILIGLCGLTLTTLAIGFIHNFILLLVVRVLQGMAAASFSPVSLTYVTEVFPINKRVTAISFISTSFMLSGVIGQNLSDIIAAHMSWRIVYFILTVVYILLAIWILRTIPKSPYHTPDTKFSVFFKNMRHIFDNKGIVLCFFVSLTILTSFVSMYTILNEFLTSKAIHADLTMISTIKLFGLIGMVLALLAGRASDFIGVKKVLLIALLTSGISIILMGLTHNIVLITTFSITFIAGIAFAVPSVISQIGLLTDKDKGFYLSINTFMLFIGTAIAPVLSLRLLELPSFTMMFIALSIVNFIGLVIAFLIPKSQFVD, encoded by the coding sequence ATGGAGCAAAAGTTTAATTACAACTTAATCACAACTGTGTTCTTTATAACAGGTATTGCAGTTATGTGCAGCCTTTATTCTGCTATCCCCTTGATGCCTGTTATCGGTAAAGAACTTCATTTAAGTGAGAGTGCAACTACTCTGATCGGTGTCGTATTCTCTATTTCTTATTCAGTCAGCTGCATGTTCTATGGAATTATTTCAGATAAATTCGGCAAGAAAAAAGTGATTCTTATTGGTTTATGCGGATTAACTTTAACTACACTTGCAATTGGATTTATTCATAATTTCATTTTGCTTTTAGTAGTAAGGGTTTTACAAGGTATGGCTGCAGCAAGTTTCTCACCTGTATCACTCACATATGTTACTGAAGTGTTCCCAATCAATAAACGTGTTACTGCAATCAGCTTTATCAGTACAAGTTTCATGTTATCCGGTGTTATCGGCCAAAACTTAAGTGATATTATCGCTGCACATATGAGCTGGCGTATTGTCTACTTTATTTTGACAGTCGTTTATATTCTATTGGCAATTTGGATCTTGCGTACTATTCCTAAAAGTCCGTATCATACGCCAGATACAAAATTCTCTGTGTTCTTTAAAAATATGCGACACATCTTTGACAATAAAGGGATTGTGTTATGTTTCTTCGTATCGCTCACAATTCTCACTTCATTTGTTTCGATGTATACAATATTGAATGAGTTTTTAACATCCAAAGCGATTCACGCAGATTTAACTATGATTTCCACTATTAAATTATTTGGTTTAATCGGTATGGTGCTTGCACTATTAGCTGGACGTGCGAGTGATTTCATTGGTGTTAAAAAGGTATTGCTTATTGCATTGCTTACAAGCGGTATTTCAATTATTTTAATGGGACTTACTCATAATATTGTTCTGATTACTACATTCAGTATTACCTTTATCGCAGGTATTGCATTTGCCGTTCCATCTGTCATTTCACAAATCGGTTTATTAACAGATAAAGATAAAGGATTCTACCTTTCTATAAACACATTTATGCTGTTTATTGGTACAGCAATCGCGCCGGTTTTATCTCTAAGATTATTAGAATTGCCTTCATTCACGATGATGTTTATAGCTTTATCTATCGTTAATTTTATCGGTTTAGTTATTGCATTCTTAATTCCAAAATCACAATTTGTTGATTAA
- the whiA gene encoding DNA-binding protein WhiA, which produces MSFASDMKNELTRIDVDEKNARAELSALIRMNGALSLSNQQFVINVQTENATTARRIYSLIKKVFNIEVEILVRKKMKLKKNNIYICRTKVKSKEILDELGILKDGVFTHAIAPEMIQDDDMKRSYLRGAFLAGGSVNNPETSSYHLEIFSLYENHSEGLTELMNEYDLNAKHLERKKGSIVYLKEAEKISDFLSLIGGYQAMLKFEDVRIVRDMRNSVNRLVNCETANLNKTVSAAMRQVESIQLIDQEIGIENLPDRLREIAKLRVENQDVSLKELGEMVSTGTISKSGVNHRLRKLNELADKIRSGEHIDM; this is translated from the coding sequence ATGAGTTTTGCATCAGACATGAAAAACGAATTAACAAGAATAGATGTCGATGAAAAAAATGCGCGGGCTGAATTAAGCGCCTTGATACGTATGAATGGAGCCCTCAGTTTATCTAATCAGCAATTTGTGATTAATGTACAAACTGAAAATGCTACAACTGCAAGACGTATCTATTCTTTAATCAAAAAAGTTTTTAATATTGAGGTAGAAATCCTTGTTCGTAAGAAAATGAAACTAAAGAAAAATAATATCTATATTTGTCGTACGAAGGTAAAATCTAAAGAAATCTTAGATGAATTAGGCATATTGAAAGATGGCGTTTTCACCCATGCAATTGCACCTGAAATGATTCAAGATGATGATATGAAACGCAGCTATCTCAGAGGTGCCTTTTTAGCAGGCGGATCTGTAAATAATCCTGAAACTTCATCTTATCATTTAGAAATCTTTTCTTTATATGAGAACCATTCAGAAGGATTAACTGAATTAATGAATGAATATGATTTGAATGCTAAACATTTGGAACGAAAGAAAGGCAGTATCGTTTATTTGAAAGAAGCGGAAAAAATATCGGATTTCTTGAGTTTGATAGGCGGCTATCAAGCAATGCTGAAATTTGAGGATGTACGCATTGTGCGTGATATGCGCAACTCCGTAAACCGGTTAGTCAACTGTGAAACAGCAAATTTAAATAAAACAGTAAGTGCTGCCATGCGCCAAGTTGAAAGCATTCAACTGATTGATCAAGAGATTGGGATAGAGAATTTACCAGATCGCTTGAGAGAAATTGCCAAGTTGCGTGTGGAGAATCAAGACGTGTCACTCAAAGAATTAGGTGAGATGGTCTCTACTGGTACGATTTCAAAATCAGGTGTCAATCATCGTTTGCGTAAATTGAATGAGTTGGCAGATAAAATTCGAAGCGGCGAACATATCGATATGTAA
- a CDS encoding gluconeogenesis factor YvcK family protein yields the protein MKKVKIVLIGGGTGLSVLARGLKDYPIDITAIVTVADDGGSTGKIRNEMDIPAPGDIRNVIAALSDTEPTLKELFQYRFQDNQVEGHSLGNLLIAAMTNITDDFGHAVKELSKILNIKGRVIPSTNSSIRLNAEMEDGEIVYGESNIPKRQKKIKRVFIEPADVQPMEEAIDALEHADLIVLGPGSLYTSVLSNLCVPGIGDAIQESDAPKVYVSNVMTQHGETDAFDVMDHVHALNRHMGTNFIDYVICCGNEDYSNQILENYRKECAEPVKYHKEDIEAEGIIPLTHPDLVHISEKNRVRHNTTRLARMIYDLALDLTSTIPFKPKKRKK from the coding sequence ATGAAAAAGGTTAAAATTGTATTAATCGGAGGCGGCACAGGACTCTCAGTCTTGGCGCGTGGTCTAAAAGATTATCCGATTGACATTACTGCTATTGTGACTGTAGCCGATGACGGCGGCAGTACAGGTAAAATACGCAATGAGATGGATATACCGGCCCCTGGAGATATCAGAAACGTTATTGCAGCTTTAAGTGATACAGAACCTACTTTAAAAGAATTGTTTCAATATCGTTTCCAAGACAATCAAGTGGAAGGGCATTCGTTAGGTAACCTGCTTATTGCAGCGATGACCAATATTACAGATGACTTCGGTCATGCAGTAAAAGAACTAAGTAAAATATTAAATATTAAAGGACGTGTGATTCCTTCTACTAATTCTAGTATTCGTCTGAATGCTGAAATGGAAGATGGGGAAATCGTCTATGGCGAATCTAATATTCCAAAACGCCAAAAGAAGATTAAACGTGTATTTATTGAACCTGCTGATGTACAGCCGATGGAAGAGGCGATTGATGCATTAGAGCATGCGGATTTAATTGTTTTAGGGCCTGGTTCACTTTATACAAGTGTGCTTTCGAATTTGTGTGTTCCAGGTATTGGGGACGCTATACAAGAAAGCGATGCACCTAAAGTATATGTATCTAACGTCATGACACAACACGGGGAAACAGATGCCTTTGATGTTATGGATCATGTACATGCATTAAATCGACATATGGGTACGAACTTTATCGATTATGTCATTTGTTGCGGAAATGAAGATTATAGCAATCAAATTTTAGAAAATTATCGTAAAGAATGTGCCGAACCAGTTAAATATCATAAAGAAGATATTGAAGCAGAAGGTATTATACCCTTAACTCACCCTGATTTAGTGCATATTTCTGAGAAGAATCGAGTAAGACACAATACTACGCGACTTGCTCGGATGATTTATGATTTAGCTCTAGATTTGACAAGCACAATTCCGTTTAAACCTAAAAAAAGAAAAAAGTAA
- the rapZ gene encoding RNase adapter RapZ, which yields MQHEENEVVNKSELLVVTGMSGAGKSVVLQSLEDLGYFCVDNLPPILLPKFVELMEQGNPSLQKVAIAIDLRGQEFFKSLVKEVDLLRSQNHVIVDVMFVEASEAKLISRYKETRRAHPLNDNGQRSLIDAIQEEKHLLSEIRSFANFVIDTTALKPKELRAQIDELFNRDNIETFSISVTSFGFKHGIQQDADLVFDVRFLPNPFYVKELRPLTGVDDAVYQYVMKWQETAIFYDKLLDLLKFMIPGYKKEGKTQLVIAIGCTGGQHRSVALAKRLAEDLNESYDYNVYVHHRDAHIESGVENEKG from the coding sequence ATGCAACATGAAGAAAATGAAGTCGTAAATAAAAGTGAATTATTAGTAGTTACCGGTATGTCAGGTGCAGGGAAGTCTGTTGTGCTTCAAAGCTTAGAAGATTTAGGATATTTTTGTGTGGATAATTTACCGCCGATTTTACTTCCTAAGTTTGTAGAATTGATGGAACAAGGGAATCCGTCACTGCAAAAAGTAGCGATTGCGATCGACTTACGCGGGCAAGAATTTTTCAAATCCTTAGTTAAAGAAGTAGACTTACTTCGCAGTCAAAACCATGTTATTGTAGATGTGATGTTTGTGGAAGCGAGTGAAGCTAAGCTGATTTCTAGATATAAAGAAACACGTCGTGCGCATCCATTAAATGATAATGGACAACGTTCTTTGATAGATGCGATTCAAGAAGAAAAACACTTATTATCAGAAATCCGTAGTTTTGCAAACTTTGTCATAGATACAACAGCACTTAAACCTAAAGAATTACGCGCGCAAATAGATGAGTTGTTCAATCGAGATAATATTGAAACTTTCAGTATCAGTGTGACAAGTTTTGGGTTTAAACATGGTATTCAACAAGATGCAGATTTAGTATTTGATGTGCGTTTTTTACCTAATCCATTTTACGTAAAAGAATTGAGACCTTTGACTGGGGTAGATGACGCAGTCTATCAATACGTCATGAAATGGCAAGAGACGGCTATCTTTTATGACAAGTTGTTAGATTTATTGAAGTTTATGATTCCGGGATACAAGAAAGAGGGCAAGACACAGCTAGTGATTGCAATAGGCTGTACTGGTGGACAACATCGTTCGGTTGCCTTAGCGAAACGTCTTGCCGAGGATTTAAACGAAAGTTATGACTATAATGTGTATGTCCATCATCGGGATGCACATATTGAAAGTGGCGTGGAGAATGAAAAAGGTTAA
- the trxB gene encoding thioredoxin-disulfide reductase: MANQQPDYDVVIIGAGPAGMTAAVYASRADLKTLMIERGVPGGQMANTEDVENFPGFESISGPDLSTKMFDHAQKFGAVYQYGDIKSIEDKGDIKEIFYGDKSVTAYAVIITTGAEYKKIGVPGEEELGGRGVSYCAVCDGAFFKGKKLFVIGGGDSAVEEGAFLTKFADSVTVVHRRDKLRAQKILQDRAFKNEKMDFIWNHTLASINEENGKVGSVTLQSTVDGKEETLPADGVFIYIGMKPLTTPFKDLGITNDAGYIVTNDEMETKLPGVYAAGDVREKGLRQIVTATGDGSIAAQNAQAYIEEVKDKLATEA; this comes from the coding sequence ATGGCTAATCAACAACCGGATTATGATGTTGTAATTATCGGCGCAGGTCCAGCAGGAATGACTGCGGCAGTATATGCTTCTCGTGCAGATTTAAAAACACTAATGATTGAACGCGGAGTACCCGGCGGACAAATGGCAAATACAGAAGATGTAGAAAACTTCCCAGGTTTCGAATCTATCTCAGGACCTGATTTATCTACAAAAATGTTTGACCATGCACAAAAATTCGGTGCAGTTTATCAATATGGTGATATTAAAAGCATTGAAGATAAAGGTGATATCAAAGAAATCTTTTACGGAGACAAATCCGTAACTGCATATGCTGTTATCATTACAACTGGCGCAGAATACAAAAAAATCGGCGTACCTGGCGAGGAAGAATTAGGCGGACGCGGAGTAAGTTATTGTGCAGTCTGTGATGGTGCATTCTTCAAAGGTAAAAAATTATTCGTAATCGGCGGCGGCGACTCAGCTGTTGAAGAAGGTGCATTCTTGACTAAATTTGCTGATAGTGTGACAGTGGTTCACCGCAGAGATAAATTACGTGCTCAAAAAATCTTACAAGATCGTGCCTTTAAAAATGAAAAAATGGACTTTATCTGGAACCATACGTTAGCATCTATCAATGAAGAAAATGGCAAAGTCGGTTCAGTGACATTGCAATCTACTGTGGACGGCAAAGAAGAAACACTGCCTGCAGACGGTGTATTTATATATATCGGTATGAAACCATTGACTACACCATTTAAAGATCTAGGCATTACGAACGATGCAGGCTATATTGTGACAAACGATGAAATGGAAACTAAACTTCCAGGTGTTTATGCGGCCGGCGACGTACGTGAAAAAGGTTTAAGACAAATCGTAACTGCTACAGGCGATGGCAGCATTGCTGCACAAAATGCACAAGCATATATCGAAGAAGTTAAAGATAAATTAGCAACAGAAGCATAA
- a CDS encoding tetratricopeptide repeat protein, translated as MAQNQHKNVIPMQRDAAFFKRIAESKMKQKDYHKAAEYYQKALELSPSDFELLVDYTQALKEIGRGSNVAERYYDYIAKGDHLADAFFQLSQLYITLNDPNKAFCFGMNYVLEAEDEDYRSELEEMFEVVYDDLDKLEKESQAFAVQMIFQHLFSQGRLEDARDYVLRQDMKIRAHHSIRNLLAMSYLYLGDYDQARTMLKQLLKENQTDVHALCHYTLLLYNTKDKAYPNYLQLLSKVVPMNEDETFKLGIVLSYLKKYEASQKLLFPLYKKGKFISIQLFHALSYNYYFLGNKEQSIHFWNKLQEITKSTPGYPPWVISENDNFFQSNILPLLTSEDNHARIYGIFLLNQVKGKELLITEEVWAVLETMDEYEKLYLTYLIKGLKLVKLDFIHRGMLALYEHETLRHYHNLFIAWIDRAGGLIASGYDLEQVEGYVAAFVYLFFRQTEQKVTKKQAAEWFDISTYGLNKAINILLEV; from the coding sequence ATGGCACAAAATCAACATAAAAATGTCATACCGATGCAAAGAGATGCTGCTTTTTTCAAAAGAATTGCAGAATCTAAGATGAAACAAAAAGATTATCATAAAGCAGCAGAGTATTATCAAAAAGCCCTTGAATTGTCACCTTCTGACTTTGAATTGCTCGTTGATTATACCCAAGCATTGAAAGAAATAGGCCGAGGCAGCAACGTGGCAGAGCGTTATTATGATTATATAGCCAAAGGAGACCACCTGGCAGACGCTTTTTTCCAATTAAGCCAGCTTTACATTACATTGAACGATCCAAATAAAGCTTTTTGTTTCGGAATGAATTATGTATTAGAAGCAGAAGATGAAGATTATCGTTCTGAATTAGAAGAAATGTTTGAAGTGGTTTATGATGATTTGGATAAATTAGAAAAAGAAAGCCAAGCCTTTGCGGTTCAAATGATTTTCCAGCATCTTTTTTCACAAGGCAGATTAGAAGATGCCAGAGATTATGTGTTGAGACAAGACATGAAGATTCGCGCACATCATAGTATTCGCAATCTCTTAGCTATGAGCTATTTGTATCTAGGTGATTACGATCAAGCGCGAACGATGCTGAAACAGCTCTTAAAAGAAAATCAAACTGACGTTCATGCATTATGCCATTATACCTTGCTACTCTACAACACGAAGGATAAGGCATATCCTAATTATCTGCAATTACTATCTAAAGTCGTGCCTATGAATGAAGATGAAACCTTTAAATTAGGCATTGTACTTAGTTATTTGAAAAAATATGAAGCCTCTCAGAAACTACTTTTCCCTTTATATAAAAAAGGGAAATTTATTTCTATTCAACTCTTTCATGCTTTAAGTTATAACTATTATTTCCTAGGAAATAAAGAACAGAGTATTCATTTTTGGAATAAGCTGCAAGAAATAACTAAGAGCACCCCTGGTTACCCTCCTTGGGTGATTTCTGAAAATGATAATTTCTTCCAATCCAACATTCTGCCTTTATTAACGAGTGAAGATAATCATGCCCGTATTTACGGCATCTTTTTATTAAATCAAGTTAAAGGAAAAGAACTGCTGATTACGGAAGAAGTTTGGGCAGTATTAGAAACAATGGATGAATATGAAAAGCTGTACCTTACTTATCTCATTAAAGGATTAAAATTAGTAAAGTTAGATTTTATTCACCGCGGCATGTTAGCATTATATGAGCATGAAACATTACGTCATTACCATAATTTATTTATCGCTTGGATTGATCGTGCAGGAGGTTTGATTGCAAGCGGCTATGATTTAGAGCAAGTTGAAGGTTATGTAGCAGCGTTTGTATATTTATTTTTCAGACAAACTGAACAAAAAGTAACTAAGAAGCAAGCTGCAGAGTGGTTTGATATTTCGACTTACGGTTTAAATAAAGCAATTAATATTCTGTTAGAAGTTTAG
- a CDS encoding acyltransferase — protein sequence MRHYKKIVNHFPHTNPLWRMYKIINFSKVFRQTLLIEIARFIPVLPLKLWIYRACLGMKIGKKTAFAYKVMPDVLYPELIRIGDNCVIGYNTTILTHEFLVSEYRIGEVVIGNNTLIGANSTILAGVTIGNNVRVGAGTIVSKDIPDNALAFGNPMQIRL from the coding sequence TTGAGACATTATAAAAAGATTGTTAATCATTTTCCTCATACTAATCCTTTATGGCGCATGTATAAAATAATCAACTTTTCTAAAGTGTTCAGACAAACATTGTTAATTGAAATTGCGCGGTTTATCCCAGTGTTACCTTTAAAACTATGGATATACCGTGCTTGTTTAGGTATGAAAATCGGTAAAAAAACCGCATTTGCTTATAAAGTAATGCCAGATGTATTATATCCAGAATTAATTCGAATTGGTGATAATTGCGTAATAGGTTATAATACCACAATATTGACGCATGAGTTTCTAGTCTCAGAATATCGTATTGGAGAAGTTGTGATTGGCAATAATACTTTAATAGGCGCTAACTCAACTATTTTGGCTGGTGTAACTATAGGAAACAATGTACGTGTAGGCGCAGGTACGATTGTGAGTAAAGATATTCCGGATAATGCATTAGCATTCGGCAATCCTATGCAAATACGTTTATAG